The following is a genomic window from Antechinus flavipes isolate AdamAnt ecotype Samford, QLD, Australia chromosome 3, AdamAnt_v2, whole genome shotgun sequence.
ctgtctctctctctctgtctgtttttctccttctctctgtctctgtctctctgtctctctctctctctcacatacatacacacatatacagaaacACAACACACACACTTACACTGAATGAGTTTCTCCAGAACCACTATAACTTCTCCTGTTTTTGCCGATCTGGCCATGAAATAGCGGGGGTTCCCCTCTTGGGTCCCCACCCTCATGATGTTTTGTTTGTTCCCTGTCTCCTCTAGCCCCAAATGCACTGACTTGTATAGAATGAAAATAGCTCCGAGACCATGGGAATTTGTTTCAGCATTTTTATttccctctgtctgcctcagaaGTTCCCCCGAGCTCTAGCACGAGCAGGAAGGGAGATTGCCTGCCAGAGAGACCCTGGCTCCCTGACAGGCTCCCAGCCCATCTTCCCCTGGGCACACCTTGGCTTCTTCTCCTGGCGCGGGGCCTTCCTGCACCACGGAAGCCAGGTTGGAGTTGGGGGTTCAGctagggagaggagaaaagtatAGACAAGAATGGGATGGGGGGTAGTGactggagaggagggagggcTGGGGCTTATGCTGCGTGTGCCTGCACACTCGTGTGGATGGGTAGGAAGGGCAGGGCTTTTGAAAGTGGGGGAGCACTGCCAGAGCAGGGAAGGAAAGTGCCAGGGGTCTTCCCCTCAGCCCTGGGTAGAAAGTTCACAGCATTAGCTGGGGGCCCCCACAGCCGGCAGGGGAAGGGGTGGCGGACACCGAGCTGGTCAGAGGGGCACTGAGTCCTCCAGGCCGCCCCCGGGCAGGGTTGTCCAGACACGGAGCCTCTGCATCTCCCCCATCAGTGTTTCAGAGTCACATATTCCACCTCTTCCTGCGTGGTGAGCCTCCCACCGACCCCAAACTGAATCAGCTCGGAGTAATGCAATCCTTCTTCTTCTGGAGAAGACTGTGGGGTCACATTTTCATAATCACTCTGTGGAGAAAGTGGGCAGTGAAAGGCCTTAGTCACCTCTTTGTCATTTCTCCCTCTCCGTCATGGCTTCCCCCTctgctctcctcctccctccacgtCATTCAGCTTCTTCCCTTCTGTTCAGAGAATCTGGTTCCTCTCAGAGAAGCTCTTGGCCACATGGGCTCTAAGCTGAGGGATTCTGGGACGTGTGGTCCAGGCTCTGCCTCAGCCTCAGTCCAGCAGCCCCTCACTCAGTGGAGgctttctcccccctcctcacCATCCCAGCCTCCTCACCTTAGAGGGTTTCTTCACCACAGCATAGGTGACACTTTGATCCTCAGATTGAATACTAACTGGCGAGGTCTCCAGATACCTGGGCCGGGGGGCAAATAAAAGCAGGTGCAATGTTTAACCTGTGTGGGATTACTTGTTGTCTCAGGGAAGAAGGAGATGGGGacggagggagaaaaatttggaacacaagcttttgtaaGGGGGAATGTTGAAGacttgcatgtatttggaaaaataaaagcttgaaaacgatctttgcatatattttgaaaataaaaagctattagtaaggggggggaaggaaaagctatttttaaaaataaaataaaaattataaaaaaagaaagcaggtaTGAGGAGACACCCCCCTTGACTGCCAACCATGTTCCAGGTCTCAAGGCTATGTTCTCCCTTACCTACCAGCCTTCTGCCCAACCTGGCCTCCTTTTTCTTGGCTCCCTTTCCAGGCCCCAAACATCCCAGGGGGCATCTCCCATCCTGAcattcccctttttctctctggggcccttcctcctcctcctcccccaacacATCCTCATCTCTACTTCACATTCGGCCCTCAACTCCCCGAGCTTCTCCGGTCCCACACAAatgtctctccctttcccctgccTCCCCAGGACCCAGCTCCTGGTACTCACGGAGAACTGGGCAAAGGAAACTGCAAAGTGCTATAATCGACCCTTTCCTCCGCTGCAGGATTGTAGTAGCCCAAGGACTGGGGAGCTGCTGTGGTGGGCGGCTTCCTCATCTGAGAAAAACACGAGGCTTCAACTGTCCTCCtttgtctgtgtgagtgtgttcCCCCCTCTGGATCTCCCCACAAGAGCGTCATAAATCACCGCTCACTTTTGAGTCCTGCTCTATGGTCCAAAGCATTTTCAATGGCTTTTAAATAAAGTCTGATCTTCACTTCAGCCCTGGGAGGTGAGCCATATGAGTGCTCTGTCCTCACTTGCTGACTAAGTAGCCAGCCATTTGTTCAGAGTCTCAGCCAATAATTCCCACACCTCAGGCCTGAACTCCGTCTCGGGACCCCACACTAGTCCCCTTTCCCCACATTAGGATGCCTCCAATCCTGCCCCATCACACTTCCTGGGGACCATCTGCCCTCATTCCCCTTGCTCTCGATCCTTACCCTCTTGTTCCTGATAAAGAAGGAGCCCTGTCTGCTGGGCCGCTCCCGGAAATCCTGTTCTCTGATCTTCTTCCagctagaggcaaaagagagTAAAAGGGGGAGAGGTGACCCCAGGCACCCTTGGGTCCTGGAGCAGAGTCAGGGGCTGGGGTTGGATGGGGAGAGATCAGTGACCTGAGGTTTAGGAAGCTCACCATCGGACATATTGGAAGACCAGCAGGGCCAGGAGGAAGATAGCCAGGCACACCCCAAATCCCAATGCAATTCTTTTGCCGATGGTCTCTGGGCTgtctggagaaggaagggaagactCCTTTGTGGGTACAGCTGGGTAGTCACTGGGCTTGCTGCTGGTTTGAGATAGATCCCATCTGCACTCTCACCCCGAGGGATAACAGGATGCTGTTTTCTAGGTCCCCCATACATACCAACTGCTTCCCACCTCTCCTTCCGTTATTCCCCACCAAGCCCCTGGATCCGGCCAAACTCCTCTGCCTTTTCCTCCGACAAACTTTCACAGAGGCCATTTGCCTTTTGGCGTTGTTATAGGCCTATTGACTCATTTGTCCTGTCTTGATCTGGCTCCATCAGTCACCTATCTTTGTCCTTGGCTTACAGCATCGTAGACGAGGGAAACAGAGCCCCTCTGCACTTGTGGAGCCCCGAGCCCAAGCCCTTCCCCTTGGAGAGCCATAGAGGCAATAGGACTACTCTGGGGCCACTGCAGCAAAATAACAAGGGCAAACTGAGTTCTGCAGGCCAAGGGAATCATTCTGAAGGAGGGCTTGTTGTAGGCGGGGTTCACCTGGGCTAGCCCTGAGCCATATTCAAAAGGTGGATCAAGTGGGGGAAACTACCCTGCGGCAGCCAAATGGCCTCTGTGAAAGCATGTCGGAGGAAAAGGCAGAGGAGTTTGGCTGGAGCCAAGGGCTTGGTGGGGAATAATGGAAGGAGAGGTGGGAAGCAGTTGGTATGTATGGGCAGAGAGACCTAGAAAATAGGATGAGGAGCAGGTTATCCCTCGGGGTGAGAGTGCAGATGGGAGCTATCtcaaaccatcagcaagcatcacatgtaatggggaaacactagaagcattcccagtgAGATCAGAGGTAAAACAAAGTTACTCCCATTTCcattattgttcaatattgtactagaaatgttcaCTTTATCAgtaagaggagaaacagaaagtgGGGATGGGATCAATCTCAAACCATCAGCAAATATCATGTGCAATGGGGATacactagaagcattcccagggAGATCaagagtaaaacaaggttgcccccccaatcaccattactattcaatattggaCTAGAAATGTTCACTTTATGGAGAAATAAAGAGTAGGGATGGGAATATAAGGGTGGGCGAGGCCTTACAATAGACAGTTAGCATGGCAGGAAGTGACTGTCCTGTGCCCAGCTTGTTGGTCCCTTGGCACCAGTAGGCCCCAGACTGGTAGGTCATCACAGGCCACAAGGTCAGCTTCTGACCATAGTAGTTAATCTTTTGCCCTCTCCAATCAAACCAGGTATAGAGGTGAATGGCTGGATTAGCATCAGCTTCACAGGTGAGTTCTACGCTTGTCTTCTCCATCACCATGTCACTTGGGTTAATGGACACTTGAAGGTGTCTGGGTGGATCTGCAGAGAACAGGAGAGTCAGAAACTCAAAGACCCTAGCCATTCTCCCTCCCGGGACCAAAGCCTTTGACCCTTTAGACCCACTCATCCTAGTCCCCGAGCCCTGCCACTCACACAGGACATTCAGGTCCCATTCCTGAGAACGGCTTTGTCCAATAGAGTTGGTGACAATACAGATGTACAGTCCAGCGTCTTCTGGGGAGATGGAGCTCCAATTCAAGTACTTCCCCTTATGGAAGTGCTTCCCATTTAGAGTCCAGGAATAATTAACATTTTGGGGGTGACTAGACCCGAAGTCACATTGAAGTCGGACGTGGTCTCCAGATCGTATGGCAGATTTGGGAGTTACCAGAATGATTCTGACATCTCTTGGGGCATCTAGGGAGAGAACTCACTGTTGATTTAATCTAGGTCCCAGATGGCTTGTCTTTTTAGCTTTCCTAGAATTGAGACTTCCCGAACATCTTCTCTCATGCTTCCCTTCCAGGCTCTTCTCTCCTTCAAGAACTCAAGATCCTAGTCTTCCATTCCCCCCCATACACCCTGCTCACACTCACCTTCCTGATGCCCAACTCTCCTTTTAAGCCCCTAAACATCTCGGTCCCATCTTTCAGCCCTCCTTTTGCAGCTCCCTGGGTCAGCCTGCCCTCCAGCTCTCAGCTCTCCCTTGCagactctcccctcccccttcttacACTCCTCTGTTCTCTTACATTGTACATCCAGATTGAGAGGAGTTGATGGAGAACATTGAATGTTGCAGGCCCAGCAGGTGATTGGCTCAGCATTCCAGGAGACTTTGGAGATGTTGAAAATGTTGGAACGGACTTTTTTAGAGAGCTGTGACCTccaaaaataactgttgacagggGGGTTACTTTGTTCGTAGGAACAGGCCAGGGTCACAAAGTCACCTTCTCGGATTGGCATCTGACTAATAATAGTCACAAACACCCTAGTGGGGGGATctgggagagaaacagagatttaGCAGGCAGCCCAATCATCCTACTTCTTCACTCTCTACTTTCCACTCTACCTCTTCTCTATTCCTTAAACTTACCTGAGCTGATGGCCTTTCTTAGGTGTCCCacaggagaaagacagaaatccCTCTCTTGCTACATTTTAATCCAGTGTTTTTGTTctgcccctctcctcccctccttccccctcccttacATTACTGTGTCTACAGCTGTGAGCTTCCTGAGAGTATAGACTGTGCCTTTGGAATATATTCTAGCCCAATGCAAGGTATGGCTCTTTCTAGCTATGGGTCAGTCCCATAACctctttgtacctcagtttcttcatctgtaaaatgggtctaTATTTCTTCATACTTTATGACTTTTGAGAGTTCCAACAAGATAATGTATGTAAGGTATTCTGTAAACCATGAAACGCTACATAAATGCCaactattatatttttgctaGTATAAATTAGTGTTTTAATGATGACAGTGGCAATGAGGTGTCACTTCCATGTCCGGGATCAGTTCTGCACATGACTCCTTGCTCATCCCAAATCCTCCCACTCCTACCCCCCTACCCCAcctttgccccccccccccagcatcgCATGGCCAAGCTTACACTGCACATCCAGCCTGGCTTTCTCACTGATTTCACTCCAGCCCTCACTGTTCTCAGCCAGACAGGTGTACTGGCCAGTTTGTTGTCGATTAACCCTTTGGAACATGAGCTTCTGGTTTGTCTCTCCTAGAATCTGCTTCTCATCTTGATACCAAATATAATTGGTTGGAAGAGGGTAGGCTTTGGTTGTACAATACAGCTCCACGGTGTCATTTTCTAGCACAGTGAATTTATTAGACTGAACCTTGGAAAGCTTGGGGGAAtctggagggagaggagagaagctGGCATGAGATTGGTGGGGTGATCCCACTGACCAATAAATATCTCTTTCCCTCAAACACCAGCCCCCAAGGTCCTACACAAagcaaatagtaataataataataataatcatgaatCAGCCATTCTTCCTCCATTCCCCAAATTTACTCCAAAGACTCCCTGATCCCTCCCTAAGCCCTCAACCCCATGATCTACTCACATAGGACTTGGAGATGCACCGCTTCTGATTTCCCTTGGCCTATTTCATTCATTGCTGCACATTGGTAATTCCCAGTCCATTGCCACTGTATGTTGGACAGAATCAGATTTTCACTCTGATTTAGCAGATCAATTTCATCTCTGAACCAAAGAAATCTGCCTTGAACCTCGGGGTTGCTGCTTTGGAGCAAACACTTCAGAGTCACTGATTCTCCCTCCTTCACTTCTAGGGGGATATTGGCCTCGATGGTTATCTTTGGGGTATCTGGAAGGGCAGAgagtaaattaaataaaaagagaatttgcCAGAGAGATTGAGAGAAGGGATTAACGGGGAAAACTCAAGGATTCTGGAACCCTTCAGGTGAGATCTACAAGTCCTTAGGGATGAAGACATGGACATCGATAGAAAGGAAATCAAGAGTGATTGCATGGCTTAAAGGATTTTCAAGTGTTTATAAATCTAGCTTCATTTTTCACGTGAAGAAAGGCTGAGTGAGGCCGAGAGAGAAGAAGTTGTCTGAGATAGCCCAAATATTCTGCACTAACAGCAAGAATGGACCTGGCAATTCCAAAGATTTGAGATAGAAAacgccatccgcatccagagagagaactatggaaaccaAATGACTTTtggggattttgttttgttttgttttctttctcatggtttctttcccttttggtttttttcttgcatgacatgacaaatatggaattacatttaaaagaactgcatatgtttaacctatatcagattacttgctgtcttggggagaggaaagataatggagggagggagaaaaacatgaaacacaaagtcttctaaaaaatgaatattaaaaatgaataaaaaataaattttaaatgaatttttaaatgggtCAAAATTGAACTGATTATCTATTGagaatacttatttttatttttaaaaattttactttgtttgctaaggcaattggagttaagtgactagcccaaggTCCCatagccagtgctctatctactgtgccatcttgctgccctgagaatacctatttttaaaaaatggaacttGGGTTTTGAGTGCCTCCAAGTCCAACTCATAATTCCCTGGACCATGCTGCTCCTCAGAATTTGTAGCTTCGGTGAAGGAAAGCTCAGTCAAGCACCGGCTGTCCTAAGTAAGAAGTAAGCCCTCCTTGAAGCTTCTGCTCCTAGAATTACTTCTCCTTATACACATGTATAGCCCAGTAAAATGGTATCTTCTTGAAGAAAGTCAAGAACACTCTCCTATCTTGGtctatatattcctttttttgttgaaTCAATCATGTTGACtcatatttatcaagcacttactatgtgccaggttttGTTCTAAGCCAGCGACACAAAGAATGGTAAAAACcacagtccctatcctcaaggaaatCACATTTTAATTGAGGAGACTACAGTCAAACCATGGAGCACATGCAAATATGGGGTGTCAGTGGGAGATAATCTCAGTGAGGAAACCTCTAGAAGTAGAGTGATCTGGGAAAGGCCTGTtagagaaggtgggattttagtagAGATTTGAAAGACATAAGGAAAGAGCCTTCCAGCCCCAGGAGACAGCCAGAGCAAATGCAGAAGGATGGGAAGTGGAGTATCAGGGTGAGGAACAGACCTACTTAAATGTGTATTGATCTAGAATTGCACTTTATTGTCCATCTACCTTCTGATCTATTAGCCTGAGGCTGATATTAAAAATAAGTCTATAATCTCTGAGGTCAGGGATTCAAGGCGGAAGGAGCTGGCACTCCAGCATCCGGGGTCTGAGTCTTAGGGAAGAGGTTCCACCATTGCCTCTAGCTCATCCTTACATGTAGGTGATTGAGTCATTCTTCCGCTGCTCTCTGGGCAGACCCTAATCAAGATATCTGGGATTAGGGAGCTGCTAATGATAGAAGGTCTTTCATAGGGAACAGGGGTCCCACCAAACAACACATTCAGGGAAACTCACGTCTCACATCCAGCTGCACGATCTTCTCAGAGAATTGCTTGTCTTCCTTGTCCCAGACGCGGCAAGCCAGTTCCTTGCCATGGTGAGTCCAATTGGGAGTGAATGTGAATTGGCTCTCTGTTGAGATCCTCTGGGTTGAATTGAAGGTTGACTTCTTAACTTGGTCCGCTGGAACCTCCTGTCCATCCAGGAACCAGCGCAAGCTCACAAGGTAGTCATAACAGAAATGGTTCAGAAAGCAGGTTACAGTGACCTGTTGCAACTCTTGGAGCTGCTGGGGGATCTGAATGTGTGGTGGAGGCACAGTtgctgagggagaaaaaaaaaggagggtctagaatgggaggaggaaggggagccTCTTAGCTCTAATCTGGGATATTCAGCCCGGATCTCCTTCAGGACCACTTTCCCCTTagcccttcctgactccagcgATTTACCCTATGGAAATGTTGGCTTCTTGGTAGTTACTTTATAAAATCATTGTAGTCGTAGTAGCAATGAGAATAACTGTAACAAGAACAAGGagtaacaaaaacaaatgaaacttCCTATTTATATCATGCTTTTAAAGTTGAAAAGACACTGGTCACAAAAGCCCCTCCAGGAGTGTAGGTAGTGCAAGGAACTTTCCTGGCCCAAGTTTTTGgtgctccctctctccttcttgaaattattttttagatatttgcACATATTCTATTCCCTGCCCTCACCCCAGAATGGGaaggtccttgaggacagggactattccatttttctttgtattcccagccccTAGCACAGTGCTCGAGCcagagtaggtgtttaataaagaaTTGTTGAACTGGAGTGAGTATCATGGCCATTTTATAGAGAGGGATGTTCTTTCTATCCTTGCTCATGTGCCCAGCTGAGAATTCTACAAGGGCAGGGACACTGTCTCCCCCCAGACCATGGGCTCCCTAGGACTTAGGATCTGCCTGGCTGGCATCTCCTTCTGCGCCTCCCTGCCAGGACCCAACACAGAGCAGCTCATGCTTACTTTTTGTTTAGAGCAAATCCCAGCATGCTTTGCTCAGGGAAGGGGGCCATGAGCCATGTGCCTCAGCTTAAAGGGAAGCCCATTCTTCTCATCCCCCGGCCCCTCACCAGTGACGTTGAGATGCATGTAGGACATCCACATCTCATCTCCCTGGGCGATCATCCTCAGCCCCAGGACCCCACTGTCGGACATCTGCACCTCACGGATGAGCAAACTGCAGTCCTCTTTCTTTTGGCGTCCCAGAAACACTATCCTTGAATTCTCAGGGGAATTGTGCAGGCTGAAGAGAATGGTCCCTTGGAATTTCTTGATAGCCTCGTCATACACCGGATTGTGGTACAAGAGAAAATCCTCTAGTGATTGGATATCATTTTTGATCTTGAAGCTGCAGGGGATCTGAACACAGGTGCCTTCCCAAACATCTATGTCATTTGGTAGCTTGACATTCCAGTTACAGAGCCCCAGAAACGGGAATCCTGGGACCCAAAGGCAaacaggagaaagagggaagaaataggatcaagaaagaaaaccaattctCTCTGAGGGATAGCAAGACAGAAAGAACAAGAAACAGACTGTAACACAGAGACTGGATTGAGGGGAAAAACCCATACACAGAACCAAGCGGAGTCCGTGGAAAAAGAGGGAGACCGAGTCTGTTAAGAGCAGTGACTCCTTTGGGCCCTCCTATATAGAGTCAGCTTCTCCCACCCCTCTTCCAACAGCATCCTCTTGCCTAAAATCTATCTCCCTCCTCAGCTCCAGCTCCCAGGTACTAGAAACAGTCCTTACCAATAGCTAGAAATGAAAGCTGAAGGAGGCCTCTCATGATGGCGCCTCTGGTCCGGTCAGAGCTCCTGAAAACAGAAAATCAGTTCTCGGCTCAATCAGGTAAGTTCCTTGTTTTCTCCAGGATGCGTCCTTTGGTTGCCCCATTTAGCTCTGACCGTTGCTTTCCTTCTACGTCCCCTCAACACTTCTCAGAATATCTACATTGTTCCGGAGTTGTCTGGGTACATCACTCCTTTGTACGTTTGGGGGGCACGTCTGTTCATAACTATTTTTGAATATCTTGTCTCACTTGTTAGATTAGGAGACAGGGAATAAGACGCCCTCTTCTCCTGTTTTCTCTCTGTTTAGGACTCTACACAGGAGAGAGTCATCCCCAGGTGTTGGCTCACTAGGTCAGAGAGATGAGAGAGTGGAGGGTTCAGCCAACTGGCCCTTAGCTCTCCTTCACCTCCACCccaaattttctcactttctgaATGTACACATAGTGCCTCTTGTCACCCTAGTTGTGATTAATATTTGCATAAAGTTAAATTTGTCTCTATTTACATGCAGGTGCCTTCAGCAGGGTCTCTTGGGGAATGACCAGGATGTGTCGATAGAGTGTGTCTCCTGTCACATCAGATTTGCTCCCATCTCTACTCTTTTTTGCCCTCTCTATATGGCTCCTCTCCTAAAGTTTGTCTAAGAAAAAAAGCTCATATGGGACAGGTACTGGGATAAAGGAAGCTGGCAAAGGcccaaagaggaaaagagaagtgaCCCATTGGCTGGGGGTGAGGGGGGCAAAGCTATATTCTGGGATAAATAGAATTCAACAAGTTAGAAGTGGAGAGAGATTCCCAAGATTCAGTGGGCTGAACCCAGGGATGAATGGGGCTATACCACAGTAATGATCATCGTTCTCTATCATTAAGCCCAATCTCAGCAAGCATGTGGCGTCCAGTTCCCTAATGTGCTTAGCTCTAGGCCAAGTCCCCACCTGACACCCTGATCAGGAACCTGGCTTGGGCCCCCACAGGAAGATGGATGGATTTTAGACTACACGCTCCTGCTTCAGACAACCAGGAAATTTCAGGCTAACTAAGGGCTGTTCCCACCTTAGTGCAGTGatccaagaagaaagaaagagaagttggGGACCAATCAGGACCCAGACATGGAGAGCTTACTGTAGCCCATGTTAAAGTTGGTTTCAAGGCAACATCAAGGAGAAGAAAGTCAGTGCTGACCAAGAAGGGCACTTGGCAACATGAATGGGATTACAAGGATGATGGGGAAGgaacaagagagaaaaggaaaatataggcTAGGAAAGAGCAGGGTGCCTTTTTACCTGCTTCTTGAACATCCTCCGCTTCTTCCTCCTTATGGGTGAGAACAGcatcaatgaaaaagaggaaGCTCTTTGCTTTTAACATCTAGCCCAGATCTGTGACTCAATCAGTCTCCTCCCCTgtcttgagaaaactgagaaccaATCTGAAAGTTTTggtggagtggggagagaaaaagttggGGGGCAAAGAATAGTAATTTACTTGGATTCAGGTCTTGGTTATTCAAGTAATGGAATGCACAAAGCAAAATGTGTTTAATATCAGGTCGGTTGCCCTTGGCCATCTTAGCATGCCTCTGGTCACTGTCTTCtcttgttttcccttttctatcaACACAGCTcaggaaattaaaattatttcagtaCTATATATAAGCCCAGAACATCTTGAGGGTCAATATGGTTTTAAAAGTTATACATAGTCTTATGAAGTCAAATAGAAATTACATTGTGGATTTGTTGTCATTTTTGATTTTTCGAGgagcttgccatttctttctccagatcattttacagataaagaaaccgaggcaaatgggtgaagtgacttgatcagaatcacatagctaggaagtgtctgaggccagatttgaattcaggaaagtgagttttcctgactccaatccagCACTCAATTCATTAtggcactatctagctgccccattgtaaattatttgccatttaaaaattatctatgaactatgcccaaagggctatcagactgtgcatatcctttgatccagaagtagctctactgggcctgtatcccaaagagatcttaaggagcaaaagggacccacatgtgcaaaaaaatgtttgtggcagctttttttgtagaggcaaggaactggaaactgagtggatgcccatcagttggggaatggctgaataagttatgcgatatgaatgtcatggaatattattgttctttaagaaatgaccatcaggaggatttcagaaaggcctggagacacttggatgaactggtgctaagtgaagtgagcagaaccaggagatcattgtatacagcaacagcaagattataccatgatcaattctgatggacgtggctctcctcaacagcaaggtgattcaggccagttccaatgatcttgtgatgaagagagacatctgcacccagagagagaactatcagaactcaatgtggatcactacatagcattttcactctttttgttgttgtttgcttgcattttattttcttagtttttccctttttaatctgatttttcttgtgcaacgcgataattgtggaaatacatatagaaaaagtACACGTTGGGGGgaaaggtgagaaagaaaatttggaacacaaggtttttcaagggtgaatgttgaaaatcatctatgtatatgttttgaatataaaaagctttaggggcagctagttggtgtagtggatagagcactggccctgaagtcagaagaactgagttcaaatctagcctcagacatttaacacttcctagctgtgtgatattgggccaatcacttaaccccaattgcctcagcaaataaataaaaaggaaagaaaataaaaaaaatttttttaaa
Proteins encoded in this region:
- the CD22 gene encoding B-cell receptor CD22; its protein translation is MRGLLQLSFLAIGFPFLGLCNWNVKLPNDIDVWEGTCVQIPCSFKIKNDIQSLEDFLLYHNPVYDEAIKKFQGTILFSLHNSPENSRIVFLGRQKKEDCSLLIREVQMSDSGVLGLRMIAQGDEMWMSYMHLNVTATVPPPHIQIPQQLQELQQVTVTCFLNHFCYDYLVSLRWFLDGQEVPADQVKKSTFNSTQRISTESQFTFTPNWTHHGKELACRVWDKEDKQFSEKIVQLDVRHTPKITIEANIPLEVKEGESVTLKCLLQSSNPEVQGRFLWFRDEIDLLNQSENLILSNIQWQWTGNYQCAAMNEIGQGKSEAVHLQVLYSPKLSKVQSNKFTVLENDTVELYCTTKAYPLPTNYIWYQDEKQILGETNQKLMFQRVNRQQTGQYTCLAENSEGWSEISEKARLDVQYPPTRVFVTIISQMPIREGDFVTLACSYEQSNPPVNSYFWRSQLSKKVRSNIFNISKVSWNAEPITCWACNIQCSPSTPLNLDVQYAPRDVRIILVTPKSAIRSGDHVRLQCDFGSSHPQNVNYSWTLNGKHFHKGKYLNWSSISPEDAGLYICIVTNSIGQSRSQEWDLNVLYPPRHLQVSINPSDMVMEKTSVELTCEADANPAIHLYTWFDWRGQKINYYGQKLTLWPVMTYQSGAYWCQGTNKLGTGQSLPAMLTVYYSPETIGKRIALGFGVCLAIFLLALLVFQYVRCWKKIREQDFRERPSRQGSFFIRNKRMRKPPTTAAPQSLGYYNPAAEERVDYSTLQFPLPSSPYLETSPVSIQSEDQSVTYAVVKKPSKSDYENVTPQSSPEEEGLHYSELIQFGVGGRLTTQEEVEYVTLKH